The genomic segment GTGAAAATGGTTCATGGTTTATACCTTACCTCAAACGCAAAGAATGCATTAAGTGAACTCGCTGAGTCTATTGGTTTGTTATCTAGTATGGAGCTTGCTTTATCTAATGATCCCGATCAAGCAATACTTAATTCGGTTGAAAGAGGTTATTCATCAGCAATCAATGAAATCAACAAATGTAGGCATAATTTAATGGCTGAGCTAGGCGTAAAAAGCTAACAAGGCATTTAAACGGAACAAAAACAGTGGGTTACGTTTCGCTTCGCTACACATTTTAACCCACTATTTTTGTCCGCTTAATGCGGCGTTAGGCGAATATGGGTATCTCTGAGGGCACTATGAATCAAAAATATGAAAAAGAAATTTCTGCACTGGAGCATGGTGAACTAGGTCCTCAAGTGGCAGAAAAAACAGTAAGTGAAATTCTTATCCCCTTATTAAGTGATGATGGGTACGAAGTTAGCCAGACTCCTCTTCACAGAGATAGTAGTGTGGATTTTGTCGCAAACAAAGATGACGGCTCAATACAAGAAAAGCTCGCGATCGAGTATAAGCATTATCGTTCTCCTGTAGGTGCTAATGTTATTCAAAAGTTAATTGGGGCTAGTGTTGTTCACGATTTTGATCGTTTAATGCTAGTGACTAATTCTCGGTTTACACGTTCAGCTTTAGAAATCGCAAACTCTAACTTACCAGTGAAACTTGAATTAATAGATTTAGATTCTTTGAAGGCATGGATACAGAGAGCAGAGAAAACAGAAGACTATGACTTTAAGCTTGTAAATATACTACGGAGTAGTTTAAGTGATCAATTTGCCATGTTGATTGCGCAAAATCCTCAATATTTAATGGATATTGAGTGGAGAGAGCTCGAAAGAGTTGTCCAAGTTGTTTTTGAAGAACTTGGTTTTAGTGCTGAATTA from the Psychromonas sp. psych-6C06 genome contains:
- a CDS encoding restriction endonuclease; translation: MNQKYEKEISALEHGELGPQVAEKTVSEILIPLLSDDGYEVSQTPLHRDSSVDFVANKDDGSIQEKLAIEYKHYRSPVGANVIQKLIGASVVHDFDRLMLVTNSRFTRSALEIANSNLPVKLELIDLDSLKAWIQRAEKTEDYDFKLVNILRSSLSDQFAMLIAQNPQYLMDIEWRELERVVQVVFEELGFSAELTPGSKDGGKDVVLKCRVSGNDHTYFVELKHWRSQQKVGGQAARDFLKVIVNEEVNGGLFLSSYGYCDNAFEMLSEIDRQYLKFGNQAKIVTLCKQYVKSKSGIWSPTDGLANVLFEKTV